Proteins encoded in a region of the Zea mays cultivar B73 chromosome 2, Zm-B73-REFERENCE-NAM-5.0, whole genome shotgun sequence genome:
- the LOC100279445 gene encoding uncharacterized LOC100279445 (The RefSeq protein has 1 substitution compared to this genomic sequence) encodes MPLYRRIVVSFSWRRQMPRLALTLGLEEEMADIIEELIAKRQQLDAVNFAYEAGLQEKFPPVPLLKSYLEDSKKTSTAASDNSSTSSSGQSGSNANKKEQSALRAVIKCVEDRNLEVEFPLEGLRKQLEELEKAKTEKKKAASSATSGGSSSGPATKRIRASNGGPMPPAKAGRLATNACASSFPGPTTFTQSPSHAPHANTSSPSHASHAATASPSHTSYATPPPYPVGHGLYCSRSPPVIRGEPYAYPPAEEVVGFNVGITMPYSTPPMSYPPAPYGGYGSGMAAYANGMAPAFHQAYYR; translated from the exons ATGCCGCTGTACCGCAGGATTGTCGTCAGCTTCTCCTGGCGCCGACAGATGCCACGACTCGCCCTCACTCTCGGCCTTGAGGAAGAAATGGCTG ATATCATTGAGGAACTAATTGCTAAGAGGCAGCAGCTTGATGCTGTGAATTTTGCTTACGAGGCTGGGCTTCAGGAGAAGTTCCCTCCAGTTCCTCTTCTGAAGTCCTACCTGGAGGACTCTAAGAAGACGTCGACCGCCGCTTCAGATAATTCAAGCACTAGCAGCAGTGGGCAATCAGGG AGCAACGCGAACAAGAAAGAGCAGTCTGCACTGCGAGCTGTCATCAAGTGTGTCGAGGACCGTAATCTTGAAGCCGAGTTTCCACTGGAGGGTCTCCGGAAGCAACTCGAAGAGCTGGAGAAAGCCAAGACCGAGAAGAAGAAGGCGGCATCAAGCGCTACCAGTGGCGGCAGCAGCAGCGGCCCTGCAACCAAGCGCATCCGCGCGAGCAACGGAGGCCCAATGCCTCCCGCCAAGGCAGGTCGTCTCGCTACCAATGCCTGCGCGTCTTCTTTCCCAGGTCCCACCACATTCACCCAGTCTCCCTCCCACGCACCACACGCCAATACCTCCTCCCCTTCCCATGCATCACACGCCGCCACAGCCTCCCCTTCCCACACATCCTATGCCACGCCGCCTCCTTACCCGGTTGGACATGGCCTGTACTGCAGCCGGAGCCCGCCGGTGATCAGGGGGGAGCCATACGCTTACCCACCAGCCGAGGAGGTAGTCGGTTTCAACGTCGGCATCACCATGCCATACTCCACCCCACCCATGAGCTACCCCCCTGCCCCCTATGGCGGGTACGGCAGCGGGATGGCAGCTTACGCCAACGGAATGGCCCCTGCTTTCCACCAGGCTTACTACCGGTAG
- the LOC100276567 gene encoding uncharacterized protein LOC100276567 has protein sequence MRVHPAPRKRTIAVQRCASAAAGALGGKKLRRLPHIFDKVLELPFAADADVSVEEDAAALRFVAAADEFSLAGARAHAVEIHPGVTKVVVRGLSSSSLGGDGDDDDDGAAAAAFELDRWRFRLPPCTRPAMATATYAAGELVVTVPKGAGPGDGGAAAVLGGTERVLVLV, from the coding sequence ATGAGGGTCCACCCGGCCCCGCGGAAGCGCACCATCGCCGTGCAACGCTGCGCCTCCGCGGCGGCGGGCGCGCTCGGCGGGAAGAAGCTGCGCCGCCTGCCGCACATATTCGACAAGGTGCTGGAGCTCCCGTTCGCGGCCGACGCGGACGTGTCCGTCGAGGAGGACGCGGCGGCGCTGCGGTTCGtcgccgccgccgacgagttctcCCTCGCGGGCGCCCGCGCGCACGCCGTCGAGATCCACCCAGGGGTCACCAAGGTCGTCGTCCGCGGcctctcctcctcctccctcggcggcgatggcgacgacgacgacgacggggccgccgccgccgccttcgaGCTCGACCGCTGGCGCTTCCGCCTCCCGCCCTGCACGCGCCCCGCCATGGCCACCGCCACCTACGCCGCGGGCGAGCTCGTTGTCACCGTCCCCAAGGGCGCCGGCCCCGGCGACGGCGGCGCGGCCGCTGTCCTCGGTGGCACGGAGCGCGTCCTTGTGCTTGTATAG